ACGCTGTGGCTCAAGACCCCCATCGCTCCGTTGGACTGGCTGGGGTTTGGTCTGATTCTGCTGATGGCCGTGCTGCTCACCTGGCCAAAGCGGCAAAAGGCTGCTATGGCCACCCCGGAAAGCAAAAAAGACCGCGCCTGAAAAGCGCGGTCTTTTTTGACGGCTGTGGATCAGAATTTCGCATCGTATAGCCAGGTATGGGCCTCGTCGTCGATCCGGTCCGTCCAGGGGTTGCCGTCAAAGTGGCGGATCATCCAGCAGGTGTACATCTTATACCCGGGCGCGGTGACCTGCGGATGGGTCTTGCCCCCGGGAATAGCGGAAAAGCTGCCGTCCTTGATCTTAAATACGTCGTCGCCGATAAAGCAGGCGCCAAAACCCTGGGGATGGTCAAAGTGGTAATAGTAAACCTCGGGCTGGGGATGATGGTGCGGGATGTAGGCCGACCAGTTGCCCTGGTTGCTCATCACCTCGCCCAGCACCATGTTGGAGTAGGGCGCGGTATGATAGTCGAACACCGTGACCACCCTGCGGATATTGGTCTCTCCGCACAGGCCTACGCCGGACATGTTGACCATGCAATCCTCAATGCGGTAAAACTTGCTGTCAAACGCGCGGTCGTTTTCCGTGGTCTGCACCAGCACTTCGCTGTCGCTAAGCGCCTTGACCAGTACCGCCGTATCCTTGCACACGTGCAGGCAGCTTAAGTCCTCCTCATGCCAGCTTTTGCGGCTGGCGGTCTCCTTTTTGCCCTCCCAGGCGATCTCCACGCTGCCGCTCACCAGCAGCACGGCCATCTCCTCATCCGGGAAGCAAAAGCTGCGGGTATCCCCCGCCTTCATCCAGTAGGATGTGATGTTCATCATCGCGTGGCTGTACGCGCCGGTGGTACGGGTGATCACCCGCACGCCGTTTGCGTCATACTGCGGATAGCCAAAAACTTCGTTGCCGTTCATTTTTCTTTCCTCCCTTACAGGCCGGTCTTTTCTCGAATATAGCCCCGGGCCTTGATGGCGTATTCCAGTGGGTTGGCAATGGCCGGATCCTGCTCGGCCTCCACCACCATCCAGCCCTGATAATCGCAATCTTTCAGCGCCTCAAAAATCGGTTCAAAGTCGATGCACCCATCTCCCGGCACGGTAAAGGCGCCCTTGCGCACGCCCTGCAGGAAACTTAGGTGATTCTCCTTGACCTCCCGCACCACTTCGGGGCGGATATCCTTCAAATGCACGTGTTTGATGCGCTTGCCATATTTGCGGGCGATGGCAAGCGGATCCACCCCGCAGTAGGCCAGATGCCCCGTATCAAACAACAGGTTGACCAGTTCCGGGTCGGTATTTTCCATCATCCGGTCGATCTCCTCGGCCGTTTGCACCACGGTGCCCATGTGGTGGTGGAAGGTCAACGTCATGCCGATCTCTTTGGCTTTGGCGCCCAGCTGATTGAGCCCTTGGCACAGCGTATCCCACCGCGCATCGTTTAACACGTACTTTTGCTCAAAAATCGGCGTTTCCATCTGTCCCTGGATGCTGTGCCCCTGCTCGGACACCCCCACCACCTGCGCGCCCATGGCCTTTAAAAAGCGGATGTGCTCCATAAAGGCCTGCTCCGTCTCCTCGTAGGGCTGCGTGGTCAAAAAGGCCGAGAACCAGGCGTTGCAGATCTGAACATTCCGCAGCGCCAGCGCCTTTTTGAGCTCTGCCTCATCCTTGGGGTATTTGTTGCC
Above is a genomic segment from Luoshenia tenuis containing:
- the iolE gene encoding myo-inosose-2 dehydratase; protein product: MFDPNKVKLGIAPIAWTNDDMPDLGNENTFQQCVSEMALAGFTGSEIGNKYPKDEAELKKALALRNVQICNAWFSAFLTTQPYEETEQAFMEHIRFLKAMGAQVVGVSEQGHSIQGQMETPIFEQKYVLNDARWDTLCQGLNQLGAKAKEIGMTLTFHHHMGTVVQTAEEIDRMMENTDPELVNLLFDTGHLAYCGVDPLAIARKYGKRIKHVHLKDIRPEVVREVKENHLSFLQGVRKGAFTVPGDGCIDFEPIFEALKDCDYQGWMVVEAEQDPAIANPLEYAIKARGYIREKTGL
- a CDS encoding 5-deoxy-glucuronate isomerase translates to MNGNEVFGYPQYDANGVRVITRTTGAYSHAMMNITSYWMKAGDTRSFCFPDEEMAVLLVSGSVEIAWEGKKETASRKSWHEEDLSCLHVCKDTAVLVKALSDSEVLVQTTENDRAFDSKFYRIEDCMVNMSGVGLCGETNIRRVVTVFDYHTAPYSNMVLGEVMSNQGNWSAYIPHHHPQPEVYYYHFDHPQGFGACFIGDDVFKIKDGSFSAIPGGKTHPQVTAPGYKMYTCWMIRHFDGNPWTDRIDDEAHTWLYDAKF